GGGCCGCGATTTCGACCCGGAATCGAAGATGTCTTGGACATGCTACGAGTCGAGATTGAGATCGATGTGTTACCGGGGGCGAACGAAGCGCTACGCAGAGGCCGCACGGTCTATCGACAGATGCAACTCGCCGCAGCCATCGGAGACGATCCTCTTACTGCGGCGGCGGAACTGGCACGGCTGGGCTACTCAGTTAGCCCCGCGCCGGGTGATGAGCCCCGGCTTCGGAACCCCGAGTTCTGACGCACCTGCGATGTTCTGTAGTCGACGCTAAGCGAGTAGACAAGAAGCCACGGGACGTGAAGGTCAGTCGTTGCGATGCCCGTTTAGGGCACTGCGTCAAGGTAGGGGCTGATCGATGATCGCTCGAATCTCTGCCGCGATGAGATCGGATTTATTGGAGCGAATCCGGGAAAGCTGGTCGAGGGCCGGGAGCAGGGCCAGCGTTAGTTCGATGTGGCGGTCGCGCAGCTCCGCATAGCGGCTTGCGATCCCCGGCACGTCAACGTCCGCCCACTGCATCAGAATCCGCCGCGCGGCTTCATCTTCCCTCGCCCACCGCTTGACTCTCTTGGCGAACCGATCATCTGCGAACGTTTCGTCGTCGTACCAAGCTCCCCCCTCTGCCTGACGACGAACGCCGAGTTCGTGCTCCTCCCGATCGCGCTCGTGGACGTAGCTTGTGATTACGTCCGGGTATCGCCGGCAAAGCTCCTGAACAACGCGAGCGACGGTGGGCCAGGGCACGTGAGTGATATCGTCCTCGACGATGGTGTCGGGGTGGCCGGCAAGCTCGCGCTTGGCGATGCCTGTTGCTGCGCTGAGTTGGTCAAGGTCGGCGACCTCAAGGGCCGCTGAGCGCAGAGCTGGGGTCGCGGTCGACTCCTCAAGAAGCTCAAGGGTGACAAACTCCGCAGCGCGGCGATACGGGGCTTCGGGATCATGTGAGGCCAACCGTGTCCACGCCGCCTGCGTCGCATCAAACGCATCGCGCAACCTCCATGGCACCTTGCATCGTCTCGCCGGCACCCACTCTGCTTTCCCGCGCATATCCGCGTCGAGGTGTTGGATGCGCACCCGAGTTGGCGATTCCGGTACCGCGAGCAGGATGACTCGATGCCAGCGCTTCCGTGGCGGGTCCCAGTACAACCAGTCAGACTCCTCGTCAGCTGGCGCCGGTAGCCGCTCGTAGACAAACTCCATGGGACACAGATCCTATCTCCGGTCGCTCTCCACGATGTTTGTTGGCCGTCCCGCTACTCTCGACCAGATGGGCGACCAGACTTTCCAATCCGCGGTGGCAGGAGCTGTCAGGGCCGAGCTAGCTCGGGCGGACAAGAAGGCCAGCGAGCTTGTCGACGTTTTAGGCCTGAGTAGACCGACCATCTATGGGCGTATGACCGGCGCATACCCCTTCACGACAGCAGAGCTAGAAAAGGTTGCCGCGTTCATCGGCATCACGGCGCAGGACATCATGCTCTCGGCATCACTCTCAGAACACTTCGGGAGTGGTCACCCCTTAGGGATCGTGGCGCCGTCTGCACCGAGCCTGGATGCATGGAGCCAACCACGAGGTTCGTTCAGACGTCGCCGGCCTTCATGAACCATGCGATTCAGTCCGCACTGAGTCCGCAAAGCATACCGATCTGACCCACATCTGCCAGTCACTGCCAACACCCGATCCCGCGGAATCCCAGCGCGCGCGTTAGCCGCCAATGATCACCAACCAACCCGGCACTGTTCATCAACTACCGCTGACGTCACACGCGTCGGCGATCGGGGCTCGGGAGTCATCCCGAGCCCCTTCTTTTCTCCGGTCAACGCATATCGGGATATCGGTGTTCTTCGTCGAGACTGGAAGCGGTCGTGACTCGTCACGACTCCGACGCCATCCCCGTCCGACACCCGATCGCCGCGGTGGATGCGCTTCGAGGATGCCACGCCGACTCAGGGGAGGGAGCGGCGCGGGCCCCCGAAGCTCGCGTCGGCCTGGGGTCTGCCGGCGTCGCACGTCGACCGGTCCCGGGTTCATGACAAGCCTCCCCGCCCGCTGCGCGCCCCCACGCGGATCGGCCCCCCGTGGAGGCATGACGGCAATCCTGCGACCGTCGCTCCCCTCACCGCCCGGGAGTGGACGCCGGTGGCAGACCAAGAACGACCGGGGGCTGGGCCATGGGGCAGATCGAGTCGAAGAGCATCGGAGAGAACAAGCAGCTGCTGGCGGATGAGGTGTTCCACCACATCGGGCGGCTGATCACGGAGGGAGAGTTCGCCGAGGGTGACCGGATCCGGGACGTCGACGTGGCGGACGAACTCCACGTCTCGCGGACGCCCGTGCGCGAAGCCCTCCAGCGCCTGGAGCGCCTGGGACTGGTGACGATGTACCCGAGCCGGTACACGGAGGTGACGATGGTCACGCCGCAGGTCGTGGCCGAGTCGCTGGAGTTCGCCGGCTATCAGGGCGGGATCACCGCCCGGATGGCGGTGCCGCGACTCAGCGCCGTCCACCGCGAGCGGGTCCTGGAGCTCATCGCACGGATGCAGGACTCGCTCGCCGACGGCGCATCGACGGCACGGGCGCGATGGGCGGTCTTCGCCTACCTCGCCGACCACAGCGGCAACCGCCAGCACCGGATGCTCATCGGCGATGTCGCCGTGGCCGTGACCCGGAACCTGCGCGGATGGGTCGTGCATCCCGGCGATCGCGAACGCATGCGCGAGGTGTATGCCGACTTCGCCGAGGCGGTGCGCAGCGGCGACGGCGACGAGGCGGAGCGTCTCGCCCGCGCGATGTACTACGTGTGAGCGGCGCGCCAGCCGACGACCCAGCGGTGCAGGCGACGGTAGGCGTCCTCCCGGGCGTCGTGCCGGGACAGGAAGACGTCGTGCAGGGCGCCGTCGATCCGTTCGACCGTCACCGAGGAACCCAGCCGCAGGGCTGCGCGGGCGATGTCGTCGACGACGAGAACGGAGTCGGCCGAAGTGAGCTCCTCCGACCAGCGGGTCGGGGGAACGAACCGCGCCGACAGCAGCACGCAGACCGGTGCCGCGATGTTCAGACCTGCCGCGACGGTCTTGTGCCCGGAGAGGATCGCGTTGAGCCACCCGGCGTAGACGGCCATCGTCTGCACCGGGCGCCACGCGGTGTTGACCTCCATCGGGTCGTCCGGGTCGGCCACCTCCTGCTGCGCCCGCGTGTAGTAGCCGAGGTCGATCTGCGGCGCGACGTCGAGCGGCCGGATCCGCGCCTGGAACTCCACCATCGGAGCGATGGCGGCCCGCACGGGGGCGAACTGGAACTCGAGCCAGGGACTGTTGAGGACGAGGGCATCGGCCGCACCGGGATGCCGCGACGCCCATAGGCTCAGTGTCAGGCCCCCGGTCGAGTGTCCGAACAGGATCAGACGACGACCGCTCTCCTCGCCGCCGTCGCCGCGTCCCATGGCGTCCAGGGCCGCGGCGATGTCCTCATCGTAGGTGGACAGATCGGTGATGTAACCCGGGGTCTGCCCTTCCCGAAGACTGCGCCCGTACTTGCGCAGATCGAGGGCGAAGAAGCGAGCGCCGCGAGCCGTCCAGAACCGCGCCAACCGCTTCTGGAAGAAGTAGTCCGACCATCCGTGGACGTACAGCACGTCCACGCCCTCCAGCAGCGGGCGACGGCGCCGGGCACGCTCCCACCACGGGACGGGAGTCGGCAGAGCCCGCACGAGAGTGGCGACCACAGGACCCTGCTCGTCGCTGCCGAGGTCGAGGGTGAGCTGGGCGAACTCATCGCCGAGAACATCCGGAACCCACTCGGCCATGCGTCCTCCCCCTCGCGCCCAGGCTAGCCCACGGCGGTCATTGTCCGCCGGGACGGGCCACGGCGAAGTCGTCCGCGATGGTGGCCGCGATCGGCGCGAGGTCGTCGATTCCGGACCCGTCGAACGTCGTGAGACGCAGCCAGTCCGCGCCCACGCGGAGATCCAGCACCGGACGGCGGAGTTCGTCGACGCCGGTACGGGCGGCATCCGCTCCCTCGACCTCGATCTCCTCCTCGCCCTCGAGCTCGTCGAACGCCCACGCGCCACCGGGCAGCGTGGTGAGCATGATGTACCCCTGCGCGGCGTATTCGTCGTCCCCGGAGGCGTAGTAACAGATCCGCGCACCGTTGCGCTCCTGGTAGACCTCGGCCGGGATGGACCACCCGCCGAACGCGTCGACCACGTACACCTCGGCGTCGACCTGCTCCGCGAGCTCCGTCGCGGTGAGGAACCGCGTGCAGTCCACACCCTCCACCGGGCTCTCCGTCACATCCACCTCCCGCAGCGACGCCACGGCCGCGGCGCCGAGCGCGCGCAGGGCCTCCTCGAACGCCGCGGTGTCGTCCGGCCCCTTCTCCGGGTCCACGACGGTCGCCGACACGAGCACCTCGCCGTCGAGGAGCTGGAAGAAGCAGTACCCGCCGGTCTCGCAGCGGGATTCCTCACCGTAGTAGCCGCCGCGCGACTCCGCGCCCGCGACCGTTTCCTCGGCCCCGGGGAGGATCGTGACCTCCCAGTTGTGCTCCGCCGTTCCCGCCGAGCAGGCGATCCCGCCCGCCCGCTGGAACATGTGCTGCGCCGGACCGGGGTACCAGCTCGGCGACGACCACACGCCGAGCACCTCGGCCACCTCACCGCCGACATCGCCGCCGGCGGTCGACATCGCCGCCTCGACATCGGCGCAGTCCACGTCGAAAGCCGGGGTGGGCGCCTGCGCCGCCGCGTCCGTCGGGGCGGGCGTGATCGCGGCCGACGGCGTCCCGGTCGGCTTCACCTCGGGTTCGGGCGCACAGCCGGACAGCAGGAGCACGGCCACGGCGCCGAGGGCCAGGAGTGCACGAGGTCGCATGGCCTCAGCCTAGGGCTGCGGGGACCCGGCGCCGGGAGCACGCCCCGGCACCGGCACGACTCACTCGCCGCGGGAGACGCGCACCATCTCGTCGCGCGGGACGACCTTCACGCGTGCCCGCTCCTGGGGCGCGCCGAGGCCGATCTCGTGCTCGTCGAGGCGGTGCCAGCCGTCCAGATCGGTCCAGGCGACGCCGCGCTCGGCGAGCAGTGCCGGGATGGCCTCCTCGGACGGGTCCTCCGGGTGCCACCACGACCCCTGGTCGTTGATGAGGTGCCGGACGGTCTCCATGGCGTCGGACTTCGTGTGGCCGATGAGGCCGACCGGGCCGCGCTTGATCCAGCCGGTCGCGTACACGCCGGGCACGCGATCGTTGGAGTCCTTCGCGAGCACCTGGCCCTCGTGGTTCGGGATGACGCCGTGCTTCTTGTCGAAGGGGACACCGGGCAGCGGCGAGCCGAAGTAGCCGATCGCGCGGTACAGCGCCTGCACGGGCACCTCGCGCAGCTCCCCGGTGCCGACCGCACCGCCCTGGCCGTCCGGCTGGGTGCGCTCGTACACGAGGGCCGCGACACGGCCGTTCTCGTCGGTGCGGACCTCGACCGGGCGGGCCCAGAAATGCAGGTGCAGGCGGCGCGATGCTGTGCCGCCGGCATTGTTGACGGAGTCGCGCGTGCGCCACGACTGCAGGATGCGGTCGATGACCATGACCTGCTTGTTGCTCGCGACCGCGTCCTTCGAGGCCTCGTCGTAGTCGAAGTCCTCGTCGTAGACGACCATGTCGACGTCGCGCAGCTCCCCCAGTTCGCGGAGCTCCAGCGGCGTGAACTTCACCTGAGCCGGGCCGCGGCGGCCGAACACGTGCACGTCCGTGACGGCGCTCGCCTTGAGGCCCTCGTACACGTTCTCGGGGACCTCGGTGACGAGGAGGTCTTCGGCGTGCTTCGCGAGCATGCGGGAGACGTCGAGGGCGACGTTGCCGTTGCCGAGGACCGCCACCGACGCGGCGTCCAGCGGCCACTCGCGCGGCACGTCGGGGTGCCCGTCGAACCAGCTCACGTAGTCGGCGGCGCCGTAGGAGCCCACCGCGTCGATGCCGGGGATGTCCAGCGACGTGTCGCGGATCGCTCCGGTAGCGAAGATGACCGCGTTGTAGTGCTTCTTGAGGTCGTCGAGCGTGATGTCCTCACCGAAGCGGACGTTGCCGAAGAGGCGGATGTCGCCGCGGTCGAGCACGTCGCGCAGGGCGGTGATGATGCCCTTGATGCGGGGATGGTCGGGGGCGACGCCGTACCGGACGAGTCCGTACGGGGCGGGGAGCTGCTCGAACAGGTCGATGGACACGTCGAACTTGCGCTCGGCTTTCAGCAGGATGTCCGCGGCGTAGATGCCCGCGGGGCCTGCACCGACGATGGCCAGTCTCAGCTTGGTCATGGAGGTCCTTTCGTGTGCCGTCGCGGCAGACACCCGGGCCTTCGGCCCGCGCGATGTCAGCTGGAGCGCTCGGCGAGGGTCTCGGCGAATCGGGTGAGCGCTTCGCGCACGGTGCCGCGCGGAAGGGCGGTGAGGGCGTCGATCGCCTCCTGCGTCCAGGCGTGGGCGAGCTCGAGTGTCTTCTGGGTGACGGCGTGGTCGCGGAGCTCGTCCAGCGGTCCGTCGAGGATGGCGGGGTCGGCGCCGTCGGCGATGAGGGCCACGCCGTCGTCGATGCGGGCGGCGAGATCGGCCGCGGCGTCGTCGTCCTCCGCCTTGAGCAGGAGGTACGGCATGGTCGGGACGCCGGCGCGGAGGTCGGTCCCCGGGACCTTGCCGGTCTCCTCGGGCTTGGCCGACAGGTCGATCACGTCGTCGAGCAGCTGGAAGGCGACACCGATCTTCTCGCCGTAGGCGCGCAGCGGCTCCTCGTACTCCGCGGGGGCGTTCGAGAAGATCACGCCGCCCTGGGTGGCCGCCGCGATCAGCGAACCGGTCTTGTCGGCGAGGACCTGGATGTAGAACGCGATCGGGTCGTCGTCCGGCTGCGGGCCGAGGGTCTCGTGCATCTGCCCGAGGACCAGGCGCTCGAACGTATCGGCCTGGAGTCGGATGGCCCGCTCACCCAGGCGGGACATGAGCTGGCTGGCCCGCGAGAAGAGGATGTCGCCGGTGAGGATGGCGATGTTGTTGCCCCACACCGTCTGCGCGGCGGGAACCCCCCGTCGGCGGTCGGCGCCGTCCATGACGTCATCGTGGTAGAGCGACCCGAGGTGCGTGATCTCCAGCGCCTTCGCGACGTCGATCACCTCTCGGGTGTTCCCGTCGCCGAGTTGGGCCGCGAGCAGCGTGAGCACGGGACGGATGCGCTTGCCACCGGCCTCGTAGAGGTAGCGGCTGGCGGCGTCGGCGAGCGGGTCGGCGACGCGGACGTCGTCCGCGAGCCCGGTCTCCACCAGCTCCAGTCCGTCCTCGATGGTGCGGGCGATGCGACGCGCGGCGGGACCGACGAAGACGCGATCGCTGAAGCCGAGACGGCTCGCGAGTCGCGAACCCGGGGCGCTGGGGCTCGAAGTCACGGTCCCAGCCTACCTGCGTCGGGTGCCGCCGTTCGCGCCGTGGTCACGCGGGCTTGCGAGCCCGGTGCAGGGCCACGATGCCGAAGGTGAGGTTGCGGTACGCGACGTCGCGCCAGCCCGCCTCCCTGATCCATTCGGACAGCCGCTTCTGGTCGGGCCAGTCGCGGATCGACTCGTTCAGATAGTCGTAGGCGTCGCCGTTCGTGCCGGCGACGCGGGCCACGCGCGGGAGCACCTGCGCGTTGTAGAACCGGTAGGCCCCGCGGAAGAGCTTCCCGGGCGGCGTGGAGAACTCGTTGATGACGAGGCGGCCGCCCGGCTTGGTCACCCGGTAGAGCTCGCGCAGTGCCTTC
This genomic stretch from Microbacterium sp. Nx66 harbors:
- a CDS encoding helix-turn-helix domain-containing protein; the encoded protein is MGDQTFQSAVAGAVRAELARADKKASELVDVLGLSRPTIYGRMTGAYPFTTAELEKVAAFIGITAQDIMLSASLSEHFGSGHPLGIVAPSAPSLDAWSQPRGSFRRRRPS
- a CDS encoding GntR family transcriptional regulator; amino-acid sequence: MGQIESKSIGENKQLLADEVFHHIGRLITEGEFAEGDRIRDVDVADELHVSRTPVREALQRLERLGLVTMYPSRYTEVTMVTPQVVAESLEFAGYQGGITARMAVPRLSAVHRERVLELIARMQDSLADGASTARARWAVFAYLADHSGNRQHRMLIGDVAVAVTRNLRGWVVHPGDRERMREVYADFAEAVRSGDGDEAERLARAMYYV
- a CDS encoding alpha/beta hydrolase, whose protein sequence is MAEWVPDVLGDEFAQLTLDLGSDEQGPVVATLVRALPTPVPWWERARRRRPLLEGVDVLYVHGWSDYFFQKRLARFWTARGARFFALDLRKYGRSLREGQTPGYITDLSTYDEDIAAALDAMGRGDGGEESGRRLILFGHSTGGLTLSLWASRHPGAADALVLNSPWLEFQFAPVRAAIAPMVEFQARIRPLDVAPQIDLGYYTRAQQEVADPDDPMEVNTAWRPVQTMAVYAGWLNAILSGHKTVAAGLNIAAPVCVLLSARFVPPTRWSEELTSADSVLVVDDIARAALRLGSSVTVERIDGALHDVFLSRHDAREDAYRRLHRWVVGWRAAHT
- a CDS encoding FAD-dependent oxidoreductase — translated: MTKLRLAIVGAGPAGIYAADILLKAERKFDVSIDLFEQLPAPYGLVRYGVAPDHPRIKGIITALRDVLDRGDIRLFGNVRFGEDITLDDLKKHYNAVIFATGAIRDTSLDIPGIDAVGSYGAADYVSWFDGHPDVPREWPLDAASVAVLGNGNVALDVSRMLAKHAEDLLVTEVPENVYEGLKASAVTDVHVFGRRGPAQVKFTPLELRELGELRDVDMVVYDEDFDYDEASKDAVASNKQVMVIDRILQSWRTRDSVNNAGGTASRRLHLHFWARPVEVRTDENGRVAALVYERTQPDGQGGAVGTGELREVPVQALYRAIGYFGSPLPGVPFDKKHGVIPNHEGQVLAKDSNDRVPGVYATGWIKRGPVGLIGHTKSDAMETVRHLINDQGSWWHPEDPSEEAIPALLAERGVAWTDLDGWHRLDEHEIGLGAPQERARVKVVPRDEMVRVSRGE
- a CDS encoding polyprenyl synthetase family protein, with the translated sequence MTSSPSAPGSRLASRLGFSDRVFVGPAARRIARTIEDGLELVETGLADDVRVADPLADAASRYLYEAGGKRIRPVLTLLAAQLGDGNTREVIDVAKALEITHLGSLYHDDVMDGADRRRGVPAAQTVWGNNIAILTGDILFSRASQLMSRLGERAIRLQADTFERLVLGQMHETLGPQPDDDPIAFYIQVLADKTGSLIAAATQGGVIFSNAPAEYEEPLRAYGEKIGVAFQLLDDVIDLSAKPEETGKVPGTDLRAGVPTMPYLLLKAEDDDAAADLAARIDDGVALIADGADPAILDGPLDELRDHAVTQKTLELAHAWTQEAIDALTALPRGTVREALTRFAETLAERSS